The Candidatus Hamiltonella defensa 5AT (Acyrthosiphon pisum) DNA window ATAATCAGTAATTTTTTATTAAAAATAATAATTTTAGACACGATTGGGGTATTTTATTTTTTCACCATTGTGAATGGCTATCACTATATAGCGTATCAATAAATTAAAAGGGGTCTCCAAGATGCCGCTGCGAGCTTTGGCCCTTGAACCCTTGGTTCAAGGTGAATATAGCGTCATAACCTTTAGGCTTCCTGGCGAACCAAGCATGCTCACGAGTTAAGAACACCATATTTTTTTATATTCAATATCGGCTCAGGGGACTGACCCGCTGGCAAACATCCTAGAGATATATTGTCGTACTGATTTAAAAATTAACTAAAAGACAAAAAAATTGTGCTGCAAGAAGCTCAAAACCATTATCTTTTATTTATTCAAACGGTGAAGCCGTTATTTTCGACACAGAAACCTGATCACACAAAGCGTCATCGATGGTTTTTTGAAGTAATCTCATACGTTCATCCATGCTGGATGCAAACGAACAGGCTTTCGTTTTTTCTTGATTCAATTCGTAACAAAGATTCAAGGCAATAACAAAAACCAGCTGCTCAGCTCCAATGGCCTTCGTACGCATTTTGAAATCTTGAAACCGTTGATTTAGCTCTTCTGCCGCTTCATGTAAATCTTTTTTTTGTTCTTCCGGACAATTCACTCGGATTAAACGACCAAAAACTTCAATATCCACGGGTTGTAGTTCTACAGACATACTTGCGTTTTTGCCTCGTTTTTCTATGAAGTCGCTCAGTTAAAGTGTCGGAAACATGTTTCAATCAATATCTGAATTTTTTCAATATGTATTATTCAGTATTCACTTAAGTAATCATATTTTATTTAAAACAATAATCAAGGATTTTCAATGCCGAGAAAGAAAGCGGGTTAAATATAGTATTGTTAGGCTCCTAATACTTGCGCTCCTTACCAAAAAAACTACCCGATCACCGCAACACCAATGACTCTATGAAGATTATCTGTCTTTAAAATTACGTCTTGTTCCGACAGAAATGCATCATATATAATTTTCCATCTGATACCATTAGATGCATCTTTAAATTGCACGCAATAATTATTCCCATCTTCATTTCGAAGAACAAAATTCGAGACAGGCCATTCATCTTTATCGATAAATTTTATAATTCTGCCTACCAAGATCATATCTTTGCCTTCAACAGAAGCGCATTCCAGGTCATTTGCTAGATTGGCAAACAATTTCAATGGTAAAATCATCATCATGATAAATTGAATATATCTCATGGGTTCCTTCCTTTTTTTAGAAAAAATACATCGTTCGTTAATGAAAAATTACTTTTTAAATAAAAAACAGTTTTTAGTAAAACGGCTCAATAATGCAGGAATAAGTGGCTAAGGATATCATATGATCTATCAATCTTTATTTTCTCACCAAGCTTCTTTACCTTCTGAGCAGTTACCATTCACTGTGATTTTGCTCAATGACTGGGGGTTGATCAGAGTCACAGGAAAAGATCGAGTGAAATATCTTCAAGGGCAAATCACTCTAGATGTTCCCCTATTGAAGGAAAATCAACATATCTTAGGGGCACATTGTGATCCTAAAGGAAAAATATTAAGCACGGTACGCTTGTTTCATTATTTAAAAGGCCTGGCTTTTATCACTCGGAAAAGCCTATTACATGATGAACTAATGGAACTTAGAAAGTATGCTGTCTTTTCTAAAGTGGAGATAGACATCGCTGAAAGCACCGTTTTATTAGGGATAGCAGGTGATCAAGCAAGAAAAGTATTGAAAAACTGCTTTGAAAAATTACCGACAGAAACGGAGCCTGTTGTGCACGAAGATGATTACAGTCTATTGCATTTCTCTTCACCCAGAGAACGCTTTTTGCTGGTATCACAAGCGTTCAAAGAGGGTGATTTTTTGATCCAGAAACTCCAAGATCAAGCCGTATTTAGAAGCAGTGAACAATGGCTAGCATTAGATATTGAATCGGGTTTCCCTATTATAGACGCGAAAAATAAAACGCAATTTATTCCTCAGGCTGCCAATTTGAAGGCTTTAGGGGGGATCAGCTTTACCAAAGGTTGTTATACAGGGCAGGAAGTCGTCGCAAGAACAGAATATAGGGGCGTGAATAAAAAAGCGCTTTATTGGCTGACAGGCAAAGCATGTCGGGTCCCTGATGTGGGTGAAGCTCTCGAAATTCAGATGGAAGAGGACTACCGAAGAACCGGTGTTGTGTTGGCAGCCGTAAAACTTCAAGATGGCAGTTTATGGGTGCAGGCGATATTAAATCATGATTTCCAGAAAGACTCCATATTGAGGGTTAAAGGTGATGAGAACGGGAGGCTAATGATATCTCATAGATCTTTTAAAAAATTTGAACCTTCATCTAATCCCATAGCGTGATGAAAAAATTTTGATTTAATGCTCGGACATTGATTGACCAGACTGATTCCCGTATTACGGATCCACTTTTTAATAGGCTTATCTCCTGAAAATAATACACCGAAACCCTGCATGGCAGCTAACATGAAAGCCGCGCTTTGCTTTCGCTGACGTTCATAACG harbors:
- the zapA gene encoding cell division protein ZapA, which translates into the protein MSVELQPVDIEVFGRLIRVNCPEEQKKDLHEAAEELNQRFQDFKMRTKAIGAEQLVFVIALNLCYELNQEKTKACSFASSMDERMRLLQKTIDDALCDQVSVSKITASPFE
- the ygfZ gene encoding tRNA-modifying protein YgfZ; protein product: MIYQSLFSHQASLPSEQLPFTVILLNDWGLIRVTGKDRVKYLQGQITLDVPLLKENQHILGAHCDPKGKILSTVRLFHYLKGLAFITRKSLLHDELMELRKYAVFSKVEIDIAESTVLLGIAGDQARKVLKNCFEKLPTETEPVVHEDDYSLLHFSSPRERFLLVSQAFKEGDFLIQKLQDQAVFRSSEQWLALDIESGFPIIDAKNKTQFIPQAANLKALGGISFTKGCYTGQEVVARTEYRGVNKKALYWLTGKACRVPDVGEALEIQMEEDYRRTGVVLAAVKLQDGSLWVQAILNHDFQKDSILRVKGDENGRLMISHRSFKKFEPSSNPIA